Within the Deinococcus peraridilitoris DSM 19664 genome, the region TGGGGCAAAGCGACGCAACTGGAACAAAGCGCCGCGCACGTTCGTGCCCGCTTCATGGAAGGCCAGTGTGTTCCCAGGGGATGACGTGAACCGCCGCGCGTATGTCCTGTGCGCCGCACGGCAACTGCACCTGGCGCTGAAGCGCCGAAGTATCTTCGCCCCAAAGAGCCTGCGCTTCGGTGATCCCCGTGCCCAGTTGCTGCAAGGCGCCGAGTGGGACGCGGTGAAGGATGACGTCGCCCGTGACCTGGGCTGATCGCTGGAAGCTCAACCGGAACTTGATCGGTTGGCCGGTGAGCTCGATACCGCCTTCAGGACCACTGCTGCTGGGCTGAACGAGAATCCAGCGGTGCGAATCGAACAGGTGGACGGGCAATCCGCGCTGATCCTGACGCCCCTTTCCGCACTTCTGGACGCGCCATCATTGCGTCTGCTGCAAACGCAGGTGGAAGCGCGCCTGCCGGACATCGACATTGCCGAGTTGCTGCTGGAAATGAATGCCTGGACGGGTTGTCTTGACGAGATTGTCCGCGCAGATGGCAAAGAGCCTTCCAGGGGACTGACACTCAGTCTGTGCGCGGTGCTGGTCGCGCAGGCCTGCAATATTGGCTTGAAAGCCGTCATGCGTCCGGATCACCCGGACCTCAATCTGGGGCGGCTATCGTGGGTGCAACAGAACTACCTGCGTGCTGACACGTTGGTGCGAGCCAACGCGAAGCTCGTGGACGCGCAGCTGGACCTGCCCCTGGCCGGCCGCTGGGGTGGTGGGGACGTGGCCAGCGCGGATGGACTGCGCTTCGTAGTGCCGGTCAAGACGATGAACGCTGGGTTCAACCGCAAGTATTTCGGTGCTCAGCGCGGCATCACGTACTACACCTTCGTCAGCGACCAGTTCACGGCTTTTCATGGCATCGTCGTGCCCGGAACGTTGCGCGACTCCCTGCACATCCTGGCTGGCCTGCTGGAACACCAGACCGCCCTGCACCCCAAGGAGCTGATGTCGGACACCGCGGGATACAGCGATATCGTCTTTGGGTTGTTTCACCTGCTGGGTTACCGGTTTTCGCCACGTCTGGCGGATTTGCAGGGTACGCGGTACTGGCGCATGGACCGCGAAGCGGATTATGGCGAGCTTCAGGGGGTAGCACGTCATCACATCAACATGGGTCTGATTGCGCAGGAATGGCCGGATTTACTGCGACTGGCCGCGTCGTTGAAGCTGGGCAAAGTGAAGGCGCCGGACGTGATGCGGGTGCTGTCGAGGGGCAGCAGTCTTTCAGGATTGGGGAAAGCTGTCGCGGAGTTAGGGCGCATCTCGAAGACGCTGTACCTGCTGAATTACCTGTATGACGAAGGCTACCGGCGCCGTATCCAGACGCAGCTGAATCGCGGAGAGAGCCGGCATAGCCTGGCCCGCGCGGTCTTTCACGGTCGGCGTGGGGAGGTACGGGAACGGTATCGGGAGGGGCAGGAAGACGTGCTGGGCGCACTGGGCTTTGTGGTGAACGCGATTGTCTTGTGGAACACCCGGTACACCGCAGCGATCCTGGAGTGGCTGGAGGGCCTTGGTGAGGACGTGATCGAGGAGGACGTTGCACGGTTATCGCCGCTGAAGTTTGCACACGTCAACATGCTGGGCCGGTATCGCTTCGAGGTGCCCGATGACGTTGCAGCGGGGGTGATGCGCCCCTTGCGTGATCCGGATGCCCTGGATGAAATGGGGATGACCTGGACAGCATAGGTGTCAATTGTGTCCCGCCTTCCTAACGTGACTTATCCCGCCGACAGTGACGTCAGGCCTTAAAGGAGATTCATGCGCCAAAACTCATTGTTCACAGTTCTGCCCCTGACCGTCCTGCTCGCCGCCTGCGGAGGACAAACGCCTCCCGCACCGACGGTCAACAGCGTGAGTATCAGCGGCGCAGGCAACGGACCCGTACAAACCGACACCACCCTGCAACTTCAGGCGACCGCCAAAGATGCCAATGGGACGACCATCACAGGCAAAAACGTTGCGTGGGCCTCCAGCAACCCGGCCCTGGTGAGCGTCGATGCAAACGGTAAGATCACTGCACGGCACCTCACGGACCTCACCACTCCCGTGACCATCACCGCGGCGATCGACGGAAAATCCACCACCGTCAACATTGCCACATACGGCCTCGATGCGCGTGGTGGAACAATCAACGACTCGACCAGCCCTAACCTGCGCACGTACATCCGCCTGTTCTTCCGCAATGCCGACGGCACGACCGTCACCACCGACACCCCAGCGGTGATCACTGGTCCTACCGGCTTCAACGCCGGGAATGCTTTGGACAGCAAAATCTTCGCTTCCACCGGAGGCTCCGGGTTGAACGCCAATGCGGTGCCAGTGACCGGTCAGTACAGTGCCACCGCCACCATTGGTGGTAAGGCGTACACCAAGACCTTCAGCATCGACGCCACCAAGACACTCGGCCGCGTCACGAACCCATCGATAACACTGACGAGTACAAGCGTGAGCCTGAATGCTACCGCGCCAAGCGGGGCTGTCTGGGTGGCTGGTGGCGTGTATGACCAGACCACCGGACAAGGCATTGCCGGCACTGGCGTCAGCGGTGAGGCAACCAAATTGCCTTTTACAAGTACCGTCAGTCCGGCTTTGACTCCCGGCACGACCTACAATGCTTTAGTCTTCGCGTACGGGTACGATTCCAGGAACTCCACGCTGGCCAAAAGCCACCTGCTGCCTGAGCAACTGAATATCTCTGTTCAAAGTGCGGGTGCGGTCACCGTTCAATAACACGGCGAAGAACAAAAACGCTCCGTTTGAGTACGGAGCGTTTTCTTATCGCGTTTCAGGACACCATTGTGTACACGAAACTGCCCCGGCATGAAGAAGGAGACCCCGCCAGTTTCTTCCTCGTGGCAGTCTCGTCCGCTTTTCGCTGCGCCCATCATGCCGTGTACCACGCTCGCCTTGGACGTCTGGTGTACCGCTGGCGGTGCGCACTGCGGTTGAGGGTGACGGAACGCGCTGCGAGTGAGGATGGGAGCGTACCGGCGATAGAATTCTCCGGCGTTCATCGGTGGCTCCGTTCGGAACAGCCTTCCTTCCTTTAGACCACTTCCAGGTTTTCGCGATGACGGGTGTTGAATTGAAGCATGAAAAATCCAATGCACCCTCAGGGGTGCAGAAGCACTTGGTAGGCTCAGCGTTCGTTTTCGGGGCGGCATTCTCTCGGAGGCTTTGCCCCCAAAGAAACAGGCCAGCAGGGACTAGGCGACATTGGTGTACGGCTGATGTACCTCATGTTCGGTCGGCACAGCGGCGCAATAAGACCAGTCACGTCGGGAAGGACGCAGCCTTGCGTGACGACCGCACCTGCATCGTGCCAGATCACGAACGTTTTCGACTCTGATATCGTGACGTTCCACTGGCTGCTTGCTTCAGCGGAACTGTAGAAGGCTACGTCGGCTGGGGCCAGCACCGGAATGATGAATTTCTCAACGTCGGGCTGGCGTAGCGTGCTGATGCCGCACCGCACGAGAACCTTGTGAAAGCGCGTTACGCTTTCCGGGCAATTAACTTCATTGAGGACATCCACACCGGTGATGGTCCCCTGGGTGTTCACGGTCTGCGCGGTGGCAACTGACCCCAGGAGTAGCGCTACGAAAACCAGACCTTTGACGTTCATGCCCCCACCTTAAACCACTTTCGACAGAGAGAGTCGAGTACATCTCCAGGTGGGATGACGAAGAACTGTCCGATGTCTACGAGGAATTCATCGCGGCCCTACGTGTTGTCCTTGGCAGGTAAGGCGTCGCGAACAAGGGCATTCCGAGGGAGCGGAGAACTCCATCGGTGCGAAGATGGGGCGTGTCGACGTCCTTCATGGTCTTCCCAGGCGGTGCAGACCTCCCCACCTTCTGGCAGGTTCGTGACGTCGGGCAGGCCAAGCTGCACGGGTATTTGAGGGACCTCGGTCTCACTGCTCGTCTTGAGGTGCACGTCCGGCTTCAGGAAATCAAGGATGGGCGTGGGGTACACTGCTCGCTCGACGAACCGTTCGTCTGGCCGGACGGGCAGAGAGCGTGGTTCACCGTCGAAGGTGTGGACGGAGGGACAGACGCGTACGCCGCGCGGGTCAAGCTGGTAGTCACAGGTGACCTGGATGGGCTGTTGGGTGGAACCAGACCAGCCCCACTGTGAGCGGTCGGCGTGTGGGAGCGCTGATTCACACCGTGCTTCACGTGTGCAACTGCTGAACGGTTGCTGACAATAAAGTATTGATGTGTTGGGTGTACGCATTTTGCTGATCGCCTCTGGCATAGGGCTGACTGTGCTCGTACTCGCTGCCACCTGGTGGGTCTGGCCTCGAACGACCGTGATACGAACTTGGAGTGCGCCTTCCACTCACTCCACCTTCTCGCTCCGAGCACTTCGCGTTGAAGCCGTTACCGTTCGGGGGGAGGGTCTCTCGCCCAACAGCCGCTTCGACAATTATCTTCGGGTGCGTTGTGGACGATTCATTGCCCGAGGATTCCCTGTGGATGATTCCTCTGCGCCCGACGCCAGGCTACTTTCAGAACAAGCGGATCAAGGTGTTTTGGACGGAGAAAGGGCTGTTCGTGAGTCCAGGCGTGCTGCACGCCAGGGGTTCATCGTCTGCCAAAGAACCGGAGCTGGCCGTCTCGAACCGACAACTCCGATCCTTACGCCCTTGCTTCTGACCAGCATTGCTCTGAAGCTCAATCACCGCTGGTAGAGCGGAAAGCGGAGTAGGTCACCCACTGACCACACCAATGCGCTGAGTCCAATCGCCATGGCAGGGGTACGCTGCTGATACAGCCGCCGTCCCTGTGGCTCGGCAGCTTGATGCGCAGTGCTCGCTGTTCGTTGCACCAGTTGTAAATGCCCATGCACAGCTGACTCAGCGCTCGGCGCATCAACCACGTACGAGCAAAGGCTAGGCTCCTCCTGGCTTCGTGGGCGTTCATTCGTCTGGCGGTGCCGTTCTGGCGTTCCACTGGCGAAATGTTCGGTGTCTGGTACCCAAGCTTCTCGACCTCCGCATTCACCCTCGGCCAGTTCCCGTGAGCAACGCGCTGGAGTACTTCCACCACCCGTCGACCTTCCCGCCGTTTCACGATCAGCATGTGGGCAAGGGTACGAGGCACTCGGAATACGAGGCACTCGGAAGCGTACCTTCTTGAAGCGCCCGTACGATCCCTTCCGTGGTGGTCGGTACGGCACCCCGAACACCTCCGGGAACAGCGACTCGTACACGGCCCAGCCATCGGTGAACAGCACCAGGTCATGCGGGTTAGCCAGTCGTTGCCGGGCACCCAGCAGCAGCCTCCGTCCGAGGTCTTCGTTCCGCTGACCAAGCTCGCTTTGCACGAGAAACCTACTCCTGGGCTCAATCACAGTCGCTTCCCACAGCTGCTGATCCTTGCATTCAGCGAAGCCGTAGCGCTCATCGGCCTGCCATGCGCTGAGCTGGAGGTCTCTGGCCTGCTGGTCATGAATGCCCTGGGCGTGAACCCCGGTCAGGATTGCCAGACGACGGACAGTCGGGCGGCTCAGTTTGGTCAACTTCGCGGTGGTCTTCAGGGCATTCCCGGCGCCCAAGTGCTCCACAGCGCTTACCAACTGGTCTTCGGTAGCCCGAGTGTTCCACAGGGGTGTGCCTTTTCGTTCACTAGACCTCTTTGCATGTTGAGCCGGGTAGAGGCATGCTCGGCTTGTCACGACCTCCCGAGCCGACAAGCCTGAAGACTTCTTGGACCCCCAAGGTCGCTACGCAAATCCTGGCTGGCTCGGGACCCTTCGCTCAGGCAGAACAGTACCAAAGGCTCCCAAGCCTGCATGCAAAATCATGCCGAACGAACCGGTACGTGACCACACCACCAGGAGGGTGCCATGTACGTCCTCGGAATCGACATCGGCAAGCAAGAACTCCACGCCAGACTCCTCCAAACCAAGACGCCCAACGACCCGCAAACAGTCAACCGACCGCGGGTCTACCCAAACACACCCGCAGGCCACGCACCTGGCTCGCCAGTCTCCACGTGGCGCCTGAGGACAGCCGAGTGGTCATGGAAGCCACCGGCGTGTACTGGGAGCGCGTCGCCGTCACCCTTCACGACCAGGGTTATACCGTATGCGTCGTCAACCCCGCCCAAATCAAGTTCTTCGCTAAAAGCACCCTCAGGCGCGGCAAGACCGACACCATGGATGCCGAGATCATCGCTCGCTACGGCGCCACCATGCACCCGGCTCCCTGGCACCCCACGCCAGCGGACGTGCAGCAACTGCGCGACCTGCTGCACGAGCGGGACGTCCTGCTCGAACTCCGCACGCTGGAAAGCAACCGCTTACACGCCTTTTGCCACCGCCACACCACGGACACCTTCATCACCAGCCTGGGAGAAGAGCGCCTCACACTCCTCGACCTCCAGCTGCACATCGTTGATGCGGCGATCAGAACCTGTACGGACAGCATCGACGGGATTCGCGAACAAATTGCCCTGCTCTGTAGTGTTCCCGGCGTCGGCCGGCTGACCGCGGCGATTCTGCTGACGGAGACAGCTCACCTTGACAAGATGGAGCACTCCAGGCAGTGGGCGGCTTTCGCGGGTTTGTCGCCCGTCCTGAGGCAGTCAGGCACGATGGTTGGGAAGAGCCGCATCTCAAAGATCGGCAATGCTCGTTTGCGGCGCGGGTTGTACATGTGCGCGGTGAGCGCGTCACGGATGCAGACGCCGCAAGGTGACTTCTACCGTCGTCTGGTGAAGGCTGGAAAGCCGAAGAAGGTCGCTTTGATTGCTCTTGCTCGCAAATTGCTGCGGATCTGCTTCGCAGTACTCCGCTCCGGGATTCCTTATGCTCAGGGCTACGTGCGTCAAGGGCAGGGTGAGCTGGCCAGCTCACCCTGCCCTTGACGCACGTAGGCAAACACAGTATCTGCGAAAGTCATTTAGGACGGGCGCGGGTAAGATTGCAGAGCGCGGCAATGAGCTGAACCCGGAGAGCGAACCGGCGACATCGATGTCGATTGGTCTTGCTAGGGTTTGGTGGAGGGGGAGTTAAGTCTCAGCCAGAATGGGGACTGAGATGCCAAGACAAAGTGTCACTCACAGCGCGGAGTTCAAGCAGGAAGCCGTCCGGCTGGTCCTCAGCAGCGGGAAGAGCTGCGCTGAGGTCGCCCGCGACCTGGGAATCGCCGATTACCTGCTGGTCCGTTGGAAGCGACAGCACGAGGCGCGCGAAGCGTCAGGGAAACCCAGCTTCACCGGCCGGGGCGTTCCAGCCCGCTCCGCGCAGGAACTCCGCATCGCCCAGCTCGAACGTGAGCTTGAGATTGCGCGGCAGGAACGTGATGTCCTGAAAAAAGCCGTGGCCTATCTTGGGCAGAACGGACGCCCATGAGGACGCCTGCCCGCTTCTTCGCGAAGGAAAACCGCTAATCTATCGCTTCATCCAGGAACACCGCGATCAGTTTCCCCTGGAGCTGATGTGCCGGGTTCTGGAGGTCAGCGTGAGTGGCTATTTCGCCTGGCGGGGAAGGCCAGAAAGTGACCGTACACGCGAGGATCGGGCGTTGACCGAGTCGATCAGCAGCATTCACCGGCAGAGCCGAGAGACGTACGGTTCACCCAGGGTGCAAGTCGAGTTGCGGGAGCAGGGGAAGCATGTCAGCCGGGCACGTGTCACCCGGTTGATGAAGTCCGCTGGTCTCAAAGTGCGGCGTAAGCGAAAATTCCGCACGACGACCAATTCCAAGCATCGCCATCCTGTAGCCGAGAATCTGCTGGAGCGCGACTTCACGGCTGCGGCGCCGAATCAGAAGTGGTGCACGGACATCACGTATTTACCGACGCGTGAGGGCTGGCTGTACCTGGCCGTGGTGATGGATCTCTTCTCCAGGAAGGTCATCGGTGGGCCATGCGGGAAACGTTGCACACCGAGCTGGTATTGGCCGCCTTGGAGCTGGCGGAGCAGGCTCGGCAGCCGGGGGAAGGGATGCTGCATCATTCGGACCAAGGGGTGCAATATGCGTCTGGGACGTACCAGGAGGTGCTGGAGCGTCTGAATGCGGTGCAGAGTATGAGTCGCAAGGGGGAGTGCTGGGATAATGCCGCGCTGGAGAGCTTTTTCTCGACCTTGAAGATGGAACTCGACTTGGATGTAGCCCAGGGAACCCGGCAGTGGACCAGAACGCTGGTATTCGAGTGGGTAGAAGCCTTCTACAACCGTGAACGCCGTCATTCAAGCCTGGGGTACGTTTCGCCTCAGAAATTCGAAGAACAGTGGGCCAGACCTCAGTACCCCACAACTCGGAGTGGGTAACGTCCAGAAGGGCGATTTGATCGCGGCATAAACGCAAAAAGAGCGGCATCAAGGGAGTGTGTCGCTCCAAGAAGCCGCTCTGACTGATCCTACCAAGCTCGGCGAGGTGTTCAAACACCATTTGCCCTTTCTGCGCCGAGACACCCTGCAACGCCTCGCCGACGTCGTCACCGCTCTGATCCAAGCGCGTTCGACCAAGCACGCTCGGCTCGCACTTCATCTGCCCGGACACGCCAGCAGTTCAGTCAAGCTGCGCCGCGTCGAGCGCTGCCTACACGACCCTCAGCTCGATCAGGACGTTTTTTTGAAGCTGCTCTTGCCGCTCCTCCCTGATGACAAGCTCGTCATGACGATGGACCGTACGAACTGGGAGTACGGCGAAGCCGACTTGAACGTCCTTGTGCTCGGCGTGGTGCTTGAAGGCTTCACATTACCGCTGGTGTGGACGGCCCTGCCCCATGGGGGCAGCAGCGACACCAGGACACGCGAGCGTCTGGTCGCTCGACTGCTGAAGGTGCTGCCTGCGAAGCAATGGCGCGTTCTGGTCGCTGATCGAGAGTTCGTGGGGCGGGAGTGGTTTGCCTTTCTCAGGCGTCGGGGTGTGAAACGCTGTTTGCGCATTCGAGGCGACAGCCGCGTGGATGATTTGCGGCTCGATGAGGGATGGGCGTACGTCGAGCCGGGACAGGTGGTCGGCCTGCTGGAGAAAGCCAATATCTACGGTCAGGTCATGCAACTGGTGGTGACGCGCACGCCCGAGGGTGAACTGCTCGCCCTGGCCACCGACCTGAAAATCGACGAGACCAGAGGCGTGTACCACTTGAGGTGGTCGGTAGAAAGCACCTTCAGCGCGCAGAAATCGAGGGGGTTCGACCTTGAGGCGAGTGCGATGACCAAACCCGCTCGGTTGGAGCGGCTGGTCGGCGTAGTGACGCTGGCGATGGCTTGGTGCTTGCGGATCGGTACATGGTGCCACGAGCAGCGGCCCATCAAGCGCAAAAAGCACGGACGCCGGGCGGTGAGTCTCGTCAAGTACGGCTTGGAACGCCTTGCTGCCGCTTTGCGCTGGGGAACGAGTGATCGAACCATCCTCCTGAGCCTCGTCATGCAACCTTTTCCCGCTCCAATACAGCACTCAGCTCAAGATGTGGGGTACTGAGGGGCCAGACTCAACTGACCTTCCACAAAACCCTTGCAAATCCACGATATATGCCCTTGAGCACGCGAAAGACCTTCATGCGGCGGATGACGTGTTCTATCCCTTGGCGGGTATGCGCCAGCACACGGTTTTCTTGACGCTGTTCGGCAGAGAGGGGCGACGCTCGTGTCGCCTTGTGGGTCGTGATGGCGTGCCCGTGGCTTCTCCAGAGGCCCTGATACCCTGCATCCCCAATCAGGGTTGTGTCGTGAGGAAAACGCATTCCAGACTGACGAAAGAGCTTCAGGTCATGAATTGCCCCGGCACTCGTGGCCGTGCCCAGAATGCGATGAGTCACCGTGCACATCAGCACCTGAAATTTCAGGGTGTGCTGCTTCTTCTTGCCGCTGTACCAGCAGCACTGCTTTTTTTGGGCCGCTCGCAGGGCACCTCAGAAGCGTCCACGACCACGATGCTGTAGACCGTCTGTGCCTCCTGAAACACGCGCTTTTTGGGCATCTGGAACTGCTCACTGGCGATCAGGGCCGCTTCGACACGTTCCACCGTGCGGTGCACGGTCGTCTCGTGGACACCCCAGTCGTCGCCGAGGTGCGCGAAGGTGCGGTACTCGCGCCAGAATTCCAGGGTCATCAGAAGTTGTTCAGCCACGCTGAGCGCGGCTGGGCGGCCAGCTTTCTTTTTTTGTGCTTCCCGTTCCGCGAGCACCGCTTCCATCTCGGCGAAGGTTTCGGGGTAAATTCCGGTGCGTCGGCGGAACTGCTTGCGGTTCATCTTCAGTGTGCGGGTCAGGCGGTCTTGCTCCACACCATGACCTTAACCCTCCACTTTCGCAAGAGGTCTACTGAACTCAGTGCCACAAGCACGGCACTTCAGCAGGCGGCGCTGCCCGTCACAGTAGAGCTTACGAACGCGCAGGTTGCCTTGCCCTGGTTGGCCTCGGAGG harbors:
- a CDS encoding IS110 family transposase; this translates as MEATGVYWERVAVTLHDQGYTVCVVNPAQIKFFAKSTLRRGKTDTMDAEIIARYGATMHPAPWHPTPADVQQLRDLLHERDVLLELRTLESNRLHAFCHRHTTDTFITSLGEERLTLLDLQLHIVDAAIRTCTDSIDGIREQIALLCSVPGVGRLTAAILLTETAHLDKMEHSRQWAAFAGLSPVLRQSGTMVGKSRISKIGNARLRRGLYMCAVSASRMQTPQGDFYRRLVKAGKPKKVALIALARKLLRICFAVLRSGIPYAQGYVRQGQGELASSPCP
- a CDS encoding Tn3 family transposase, with the translated sequence MAGELDTAFRTTAAGLNENPAVRIEQVDGQSALILTPLSALLDAPSLRLLQTQVEARLPDIDIAELLLEMNAWTGCLDEIVRADGKEPSRGLTLSLCAVLVAQACNIGLKAVMRPDHPDLNLGRLSWVQQNYLRADTLVRANAKLVDAQLDLPLAGRWGGGDVASADGLRFVVPVKTMNAGFNRKYFGAQRGITYYTFVSDQFTAFHGIVVPGTLRDSLHILAGLLEHQTALHPKELMSDTAGYSDIVFGLFHLLGYRFSPRLADLQGTRYWRMDREADYGELQGVARHHINMGLIAQEWPDLLRLAASLKLGKVKAPDVMRVLSRGSSLSGLGKAVAELGRISKTLYLLNYLYDEGYRRRIQTQLNRGESRHSLARAVFHGRRGEVRERYREGQEDVLGALGFVVNAIVLWNTRYTAAILEWLEGLGEDVIEEDVARLSPLKFAHVNMLGRYRFEVPDDVAAGVMRPLRDPDALDEMGMTWTA
- a CDS encoding IS4 family transposase, whose protein sequence is MSLQEAALTDPTKLGEVFKHHLPFLRRDTLQRLADVVTALIQARSTKHARLALHLPGHASSSVKLRRVERCLHDPQLDQDVFLKLLLPLLPDDKLVMTMDRTNWEYGEADLNVLVLGVVLEGFTLPLVWTALPHGGSSDTRTRERLVARLLKVLPAKQWRVLVADREFVGREWFAFLRRRGVKRCLRIRGDSRVDDLRLDEGWAYVEPGQVVGLLEKANIYGQVMQLVVTRTPEGELLALATDLKIDETRGVYHLRWSVESTFSAQKSRGFDLEASAMTKPARLERLVGVVTLAMAWCLRIGTWCHEQRPIKRKKHGRRAVSLVKYGLERLAAALRWGTSDRTILLSLVMQPFPAPIQHSAQDVGY
- a CDS encoding transposase family protein — its product is MEQDRLTRTLKMNRKQFRRRTGIYPETFAEMEAVLAEREAQKKKAGRPAALSVAEQLLMTLEFWREYRTFAHLGDDWGVHETTVHRTVERVEAALIASEQFQMPKKRVFQEAQTVYSIVVVDASEVPCERPKKSSAAGTAARRSSTP
- a CDS encoding transposase family protein; its protein translation is MLMCTVTHRILGTATSAGAIHDLKLFRQSGMRFPHDTTLIGDAGYQGLWRSHGHAITTHKATRASPLSAEQRQENRVLAHTRQGIEHVIRRMKVFRVLKGIYRGFARVLWKVS